The following is a genomic window from Phalacrocorax carbo chromosome 19, bPhaCar2.1, whole genome shotgun sequence.
GCCAGCAGGTTGCTGTGCCCATGGAGGAGAGCGAGGTATGGGGTGGGGGTACCCGTGGGGGACATCAAGGTATGGGGTGGGGGTCTGTGCCCGTGGAGGATGCCGAGGTATGGGGCTCCGAGCCGGGCAAGGGGAGCACGGCAccccggggccgctgctgcccgccggCTGCCTTGCAGGTGGAGGTGCGGACGCTGGCCATGCTGCGCGGGCTCCTGTGCCAGCTCCACACCGCCTGCACCCGCCTGGCCGCCGGCGCCCGGTGTTTATCCAGCAGCGTGCAGGAGACGGCGGGACATGTCCGGCACGGCGTGGAGGGTGTGCAGGCTTCCCTCTCCCGCGCCCGCTCCTTCCATGACCTGTCGAGTTTGGTGCTGGCACAGAGCTGGGAGACGGTGACGCGGGCGCAGCTGAGCATCGATGAGCTGCTGGAGTATGCGGGGCAGCACGcgcccctgccctggctggtGGGACCCTTCGCCCCCGCCCTGGTGGAGTATCTGGAGGATGTCCCCGTGGAAATGGCCAAATGGGAGGGTTGCATCACCGTGGGGGACACACACCGGGTGCCTGGTCCCCCACAGCTTTGCAGCCAGCGCTGAGCCCCGGCACCACCAAACTGGGGgagcacccacccacccacccacagcagCGAGCCCCATCCCCACTGGGGTCGAGGTGACGATGGACTTGGTGACCCGGCATGGGACCCCTGATGCTGCAGCCAGGGACTcatttggggagggaggggatggtGGCACGCGGAGGGCACAGTGtgtgcccagccctgcctgtccaTGGTCCGGGgctccccatggtgtccccgAGCCTGGGGAGCATGAGGATTTCTTGTCTTAGCAgcttcaaagcattttaaagaggAATAAAACAACTTTTTAGGCCTTAATCTGCCTCGCAGCCCGCAGCGCCAGCTGTGGCAGAGCCACCACGTTGTGCTGGGCTCACTGGGGGGCTCAGCAGGGgcggcagagctgggggtgCGGGGTGACCCCATGGGGAGGGTTTTGCCGGCAGGGTGGcggtggggtgctggggtgaaGGGTGCcggcggggtgccggggcggctGGACTGTGAACCGCAGCCATGTGGCAGCGAACTTCGTCCTGGTTATCACCGCTGCGTcccgcagcagggctgggccTGGGGTATCCCCAACATTGCAGGTGCAGCATGGCCACAGCACCCCGTGGGGTGGCACCAGGTCCCCCAGACTGTCCGTCCTCCTCCTGCCACCGGCACCCACTGGGACCAGTCTGACCTCCACTGGGAGCAGTCTGACCTCCACTGGGCCAGGTGTGGGGGGAACAGCGGGAGCTGCGTGCTGGGGGATTCCCCCCGAGGGgagggtgggttttggggggcgtCGGTGCCTGATCCGGCCGGGGGGGGTGGATGTGGGTGGAGGTCGGGTCCCGAGGGGGGGGTGGTCAGAGCAGCTCGGCCTGGGGGACACGGTCTCGGGGGGATTCGGTccccggtggggggggggtgtcagtgCAGCCTGGTGCGGGGGCATCCAGTCCCGGGGGTGGCGGGGATCGGTGCAGCCCGATCCCGGGGGTCCCGGAGGGGGTCGCTGCAGCCCCGGGCAGCGCCGCTCCCGGCCGGTCGGTGCCCCCGGACCGCCCCGGGCCGGCCCCGGTAGGGCGGGACCCGGTCACATGCGCTCGGGGCCGGGCTCCGGGGCTATAAAggccggcggggagggagcggggcgaGTCCGGAGCTCAGCCTAACCCCCAGCGGTAAGCCCGGtccggaccccccccccccccccccccccggaagGGCCCCAAccggctgggggctgccccgTCCTTTGGAAGGGGGTGACGTGGGGTACACCCgtgctgggggtgttggggtggggggtctgACCCTACTCACGGTTCCTTCCCCCGCAGCACCGCCGTGGCCAGCAGCGAGCCCGGGATGGTGCAGCCcaaggcagaggagcagcaggtcaGTGGGGGCAAAGGgaggggttggggtgggggtgtccaGGGGGTCCCTACTTGGGGACAGGGCTCTGGGTTGTCCTACCCTTGGGTGGGCTTAGAGAATCCTCAGAATACCCCAAAGCCATCCTTGGGGGTCTGGGAGCACACAGTGCCCCCCATCCCGTGTGAGATTTGGTGCCCCATCACCCCACACACACTCATCCTGACCCCTTCATGCCACAGAGCATTGGGATGCGCGTGGCCAACCTGCCCCTGGTGAGCTCTGCCTATGACATGGTCTCCACCGCCTACACCTCCACCAAGGAGAGCCACCCCTACGTCAAGTCCGTCTGCGACGCCGCTGAAAAGGGGGTGAAGACACTGACGGCGGTGGCGGTCAGCAGGGCCCAGCCCATGCTCACCAAGCTGGAGCCACAGagtgagtggggctggggggggcggcACCCCACGGCTTTGGAGTACCCAAAAAGCTGGTCCTAGGAGAGCTCTTGTCAGGCAGGAGGATATTAAAACCCCTCTATTTTCACATTTCTAGTTTCCACCGCCAATGAATACGCCTGCAAAGGGCTGGATAAGCTGGAGGAGAAGCTGCCCATCCTGCAGCAGCCTACAGAGAAGGtagtggggtggggtgggcaaGCACAATTGtgtttccctccctcctctatACTACTTAACAGAGGGTTGTCCAACCCCCAACCAGCTCATCTTGGACACCAAGCAGCTGGTGACATCCACGGTGACGGGGGCCAAGGATGTCCTGACCAGCACTGTGGCTGGGGCCAAGGACGTGGTGACCAGCCGGGTGATGGGTGTGATGGACATGACCAAAGGGGCCGTGCAGGGCAGTGTGGAGCTGACCAAGTCAGCAGTGAGCAGCGGCATCAGCACTGTCATGGGCTCGACTGTGGGCCAAATGGTGGTGAGTGGGATGGGCTCCGTGCTGGAGAAGTCAGAGGAACTGGTGGACCATTACCTGCCCATGACGGATGAGGAGCTGGGTAAGGAGAAGATTGCAATCCTCTGGAGATGTGTCATGGCCTGGGGGTCCTCTTGGAGAGGGGTgggcagagcctgggcagggcaGTGCTGGCTCTGTGTGGGGTGGTTGGTGGTGGGGCCATctcagcagctcctctcccACAGCTAAGCTGGCCACAGCCGTGGAGGGCTTCgaaacagagcagcagaagcagcagcagagctactTCGTGCACCTGGGCTCCCTCTCGGCCAAGCTGCGGCACCGAGCCCTCCAGCACTCGCTGGGCAAGCTGCAgaatgccagcagcagcagccaggaggtGCTGGCCCAGCTCCAGTGCACCCTCGACCTGGTAGGacccatccccgtgtccccccacacCACCCTGGGGCCGTGGCAGACCACCCATGGCAGCCTCTGCCTCTCTTCCCAGGTGGAGAACCTCAAGCAGGGCATGGACCAGAagctgcagggagggcaggagaagctgcagcagaTGTGGCTGGAGTGGAGCAAGAAGCAACCAGGTGGAGGCAAGGACCTGATGCCACCAGAGGTAGGTGGAGGGtagggggtccctggggtcaCCCAGTgtcccacacacacccctcacCACCCCCTTGTCCCCCTGCAGACGGTGGAGTCGGGCACgctggccctgctgcagggcttgACACAGCAGCTCCAGAGCTCCTGCCAGCCCTTGGTGTCCAGCCTCCAGGGCCTCCCTGCCAGCATCCAGGACACGGCGGGGCAGGTCTGGCAAAACGTGGAGGAGCTACGGGCAGCCCTCACCTCCGCCGCCTCCCTCCAGGACGTGACGGGCAGCGTGCTGGCCCAAGCCCGTGCTTGTGCCACCAAAGCTCGCCAGCTGATGGACGAGCTGGTGGAGCACGTGGCCCACAACACCCCCCTGACCTGGCTGGTGGGACCCTTCGCCCCCTCGGGCCAGCGCCTGGTGGACCTGGAGATGCAGTAGCATCATCTGGGGTGGGGTGATGTTGGTTCTCCCCCTTTCCCAAGCAGAGATAGAAGCGTCTACTAACTCCAGCCTAGCCCACCTTACCCGCAACCATAGTGCCTTCCTGTACAAGGgacctctcctgcctgccccaagtGCAGCCCTGTCACCTGTGCCTGGGACATGCACTAACGTGCCTTCAATCCCCCAAGTGCCTATTGGGGTCACCTCTGGCCCCCACCAGGATCCCCCAAGTCCTCTTGTCCTCAGTGCCTTCACACCCCTGGTCTTGGGGGATCGGGGATGGCTCATGAAGCAATAAACTCTGGTTAGTTTTGCACTGGACTGAAGCTTCTTCTGGGGGGGTGGCTGCATCCCACCCTGAGTAAGGGCTTGGGGAGTGATGATGTCATAGGCCTGCATGACCTCACAGGGGCTGGGGCTTCTACTGGAGTTATTAGAGTCTGGTGCTGAAACCCCACCCCCTGAGCAGAGCCCATGGCTGAGGGTGAGTGGAGGGGGTGCTCTGGAGGAACAGCCACCCCCAAGTCCTGGGGACCCCCATATCCCACAGCCCAGTGAGGACCCCCCcgcctgtccccagccctggtgGGGACCTGGTGTGGGAGGAtgggagcaggaggtgggaccagggctggcctgggagcagggtccccccagccctggggcccAGGCAAGCTGATCCTGGGGGGCTCAGGCACAGCCCCTGTCCCAGCAGCAGGACCCAGGGGAGTGTGTGGGGGTCTGGGTTGCTGGGCAGGAGCTGTTCCCCCCAtggggcaggagaggcagccccTGGGCTGTGCATCCCGTGTGGTTGCACCCTTCTCTGTCCCGCCAGACCGGGGCATCACCCCCCCAGCGGCGATAACCACAGGGCTGtggtgctgggcagcagcaggttgGTGCGAGGGGCTGGGTGTGGGGGTCCCCCTGGCATGGCTGAGCCCCTCACCCCACAcagcctgccagcagccccctgcATGCCCATGAGACAGGCACTGAGGCCAGCATGGGTTCCCCCTGGCCACTCCACAGGCACAGCTGGGCCCCCAGATGGAACTGGGGCTCCATGGCACCCACCTGCACCCTGGGTATCAGCACTGTGCCCCCCTCCATGGACCCTGTGGATGAGACCACCCCGTAGCCATGCCAGCAGGTACCCTGTCCCTGGGGGCTGTGCCCCTGCTTGGGGTCCCACAGGTCCCTGGAGGGGACTCTagtggtgtccccagggtgcaTGTCTGATGGCAGCCCCTGTGCAaacccaggctgctgcaggctcTGCCCCAAGGTCTCCCCCCACGCAGCTGGGGTCCCTGAGGACACTGGTACCAGCATCCCCTCGGTCATGGCCACCATCCTCCGTGCCCTGCTGGGCCCCACAGTGGGGCAGCTCTTCCTCAACAGCATGGAGCGGATGCTGGATACATCCTGGCAGTGGCTGAACCGTTACCTGCCCCTGGgcgagaggcaggtgggtgaGAGACCCCAGGATGTTGCTGGGGGTGTTGGTGTGGGTGTCCACATCCCTGTCACCCTGCAATGCTGCTGGGGGCCAGGAACCCCAGTGCCCCGTCTCCAGCACCTCTTTCCCCGCAGTGGACggggctgcagaggagccaGATTTGGCCTCACCTCTTGAGCACAGCAGCCTCCTTCCCCTCGGCTCCCTCTCTGGCAACGCCAGGCGCTGAGCCATGGCCCTggtgcagcagctctggcagaAGTGGCTGGACACACCCCCACCTCCAGCACATCCTCAATGTGGTGAGAGTTGCCGTCCTGTGGTGCTGGGGCGGGGACCCCCGGTGTGCCCAGGACCCCCGTGCTCACGGTGCTGTTCCTTCTGCAGATGAAGACTGTGCAGCAAGGCTTggaagagctgctctgcaaCAGCCAGGCAATGTGGGCTCACAGGAACCAAGCGcaggcagccccctgcccacacTCTGCCTGTCCCAGCACCCAGGTGAGGCCGGTGGAGGGGTGCAGGACCCCCATGCTGCCAGCGGGGCGGGTGCTGGCTGTGAGGCAGATGCTGGCACAGCGGCTGCAGGACACCTTGGTGCCGCTGTGGGCTTGGGTCGcgcagctgccagccctgctgcagcaggcagcatgGTGAGCCCAGCATGGCATGGCCGTGGTCCACAGCACCTTCAGCCGGGCCGGGGCCAtgcgggagctgctgggggctgTGGTGGCCTGGGGACACGAGGTGGTAGCCCAGACCTGGGAGgcactgctgctgttcctgctccTGCATCCGCTGGTGCCATGGCTGGAGGACATCACTGAGGCTGCTGGCACAGAGGCACCACTCACCACCCTGCTGCACCCCCAAACCTAGGGGTGCCCCAAATTCAGCCAGCTACAGCTGCTCCCCTGGGCAGTGCAAGGGTCTGAAACCTGGCTGTGTCCTCAGTGGCACCAACGTGACTCTGCTCACCTTCATGTCCGTGTCTGGGTGTTATTCTGTTCCTGCCATGCTGGCACCCGTGCTGATGGGGGCCACAACAGCCAAAGGCAATGGAGGCGTTTGGGGTGGGGACAGACCTCATATCCACCTTTAAATCTCCCCTGACCCAGGGTGAGGTCCCAAGGAGGGAGGGGTCTCACACAGGCTCCTTGCTGGGGCAGTGCAGGGCTTAACCAGCCCCTCCTGTGGGGTGGTGACAcatccccctgtccccagccaccTTCCCCAGCATCAGGGTCTGGGTTGCCCCCATGTCTCCCCAGCCTGAGGATGGGGCTGAGCCCCAGCGCTGCACTGGGCAGTAGCCCccatcttcccccccccccccccgcttcccaGCAGTTGGGCAAGAGGCACACGgggctttttattttggattttgtttACGGAGGGCTGGAGCATGAAAACagccctggaaaaaaatataacccTCTCCCCAGGGCAGAGTTACGGCAACAGCAGCCGCAAAGCAGGGTCGAGGCATCCTCACTCCTCCACGGCACAAACAGGACTCAAGGACGCAGCATCTGGTTGAGCTGGGAACATCTTTATTTTACATGTACAAAAGCTTTGGCTTGTTGCAAAAGAGCAGACAAAGATGCTGCCCAGCACAAGGCAGGATGCCGCCACAGTTCAATCCCTCCTGGCTGAGATAGGAGAGAGAATATGCTATTTTCACTCTGTTTTTAACCCAAAAGCTggtgcccagccctgctgccgcCCCTGGAGCAGAAGGACCTGGCTCCAGTTGCTGCCTCTGGCCAGAGAGAAGGTGATGGCGGGGAAAGGGGCTCAGGGCAACAGCAACAAGCCCCCATGGCCgaggcagagcccagcatgGGCACTGGAAAATCAAGCAGAAAGCAGCCTTGTCTGGCTgtctgctcccctccccagggcctgGCAGGGACACCTGTGGGTGCCTGGTCCTGGCTCGA
Proteins encoded in this region:
- the LOC135316282 gene encoding perilipin-3-like isoform X2 — encoded protein: MVQPKAEEQQSIGMRVANLPLVSSAYDMVSTAYTSTKESHPYVKSVCDAAEKGVKTLTAVAVSRAQPMLTKLEPQISTANEYACKGLDKLEEKLPILQQPTEKLILDTKQLVTSTVTGAKDVLTSTVAGAKDVVTSRVMGVMDMTKGAVQGSVELTKSAVSSGISTVMGSTVGQMVVSGMGSVLEKSEELVDHYLPMTDEELAKLATAVEGFETEQQKQQQSYFVHLGSLSAKLRHRALQHSLGKLQNASSSSQEVLAQLQCTLDLVENLKQGMDQKLQGGQEKLQQMWLEWSKKQPGGGKDLMPPETVESGTLALLQGLTQQLQSSCQPLVSSLQGLPASIQDTAGQVWQNVEELRAALTSAASLQDVTGSVLAQARACATKARQLMDELVEHVAHNTPLTWLVGPFAPSGQRLVDLEMQ
- the LOC135316285 gene encoding uncharacterized protein LOC135316285 → MPAGCCRLCPKVSPHAAGVPEDTGTSIPSVMATILRALLGPTVGQLFLNSMERMLDTSWQWLNRYLPLGERQWTGLQRSQIWPHLLSTAASFPSAPSLATPGAEPWPWCSSSGRSGWTHPHLQHILNVMKTVQQGLEELLCNSQAMWAHRNQAQAAPCPHSACPSTQVRPVEGCRTPMLPAGRVLAVRQMLAQRLQDTLVPLWAWVAQLPALLQQAAW
- the LOC135316282 gene encoding perilipin-3-like isoform X1, giving the protein MGRVLPAGWRWGAGVKGAGGVPGRLDCEPQPCGSELRPGYHRCVPQQGWAWGIPNIAGAAWPQHPVGWHQVPQTVRPPPATGTHWDQSDLHWEHTAVASSEPGMVQPKAEEQQSIGMRVANLPLVSSAYDMVSTAYTSTKESHPYVKSVCDAAEKGVKTLTAVAVSRAQPMLTKLEPQISTANEYACKGLDKLEEKLPILQQPTEKLILDTKQLVTSTVTGAKDVLTSTVAGAKDVVTSRVMGVMDMTKGAVQGSVELTKSAVSSGISTVMGSTVGQMVVSGMGSVLEKSEELVDHYLPMTDEELAKLATAVEGFETEQQKQQQSYFVHLGSLSAKLRHRALQHSLGKLQNASSSSQEVLAQLQCTLDLVENLKQGMDQKLQGGQEKLQQMWLEWSKKQPGGGKDLMPPETVESGTLALLQGLTQQLQSSCQPLVSSLQGLPASIQDTAGQVWQNVEELRAALTSAASLQDVTGSVLAQARACATKARQLMDELVEHVAHNTPLTWLVGPFAPSGQRLVDLEMQ